The following proteins come from a genomic window of Pseudomonas sp. Z8(2022):
- a CDS encoding sarcosine oxidase subunit beta family protein, with amino-acid sequence MQRYSGFGLFKHSFSHHENWQRMWRNPTPKPVYDVVIVGGGGHGLATAYYLAKEFGVKNVAVVEKGWLGGGNTARNTTIVRSNYLWDESAQLYEHAMKLWEGLSQDLNYNVMFSQRGVYNLCHTLQDMRDAERRVSANRLNGIDGELLDAKQVAEEIPYLDCSKNTRYPVMGSTVQRRGGVARHDAVAWGFARAADALGVDLIQNTEVIGFRKQNGACIGVETTKGFIGAKRVGVVTAGNSGHMARLAGFRLPLESHPLQALVSEPIKPIIDSVIMSNAVHGYISQSDKGDLVIGAGIDGYNGYGQRGSYHTIEHTLQAIVEMFPVLSRVRMNRQWGGIVDTCPDACPIISKTPVDNLFFNCGWGTGGFKATPGSGNVFAASLAKGEMHPLAKPFSIDRFHTGALIDEHGAAAVAH; translated from the coding sequence ATGCAACGTTATTCCGGCTTCGGCCTGTTCAAGCACTCTTTCAGCCACCACGAAAACTGGCAGCGCATGTGGCGCAACCCGACGCCCAAGCCGGTGTATGACGTGGTCATCGTCGGTGGCGGCGGCCACGGCCTGGCCACGGCCTACTACCTGGCCAAGGAATTCGGCGTGAAGAACGTCGCCGTGGTGGAGAAGGGCTGGCTCGGCGGCGGCAACACCGCGCGCAACACCACCATCGTCCGCTCCAACTACCTGTGGGACGAGTCGGCGCAGCTCTACGAGCACGCCATGAAGCTGTGGGAAGGGCTGTCGCAGGACCTCAACTACAACGTCATGTTCTCCCAGCGCGGCGTCTACAACCTCTGCCACACCCTGCAGGACATGCGTGACGCCGAGCGCCGCGTCAGCGCCAACCGCCTCAACGGCATCGACGGCGAACTGCTCGACGCCAAGCAGGTGGCCGAGGAAATTCCCTATCTCGACTGCAGCAAGAACACCCGCTACCCGGTGATGGGCTCGACCGTGCAGCGCCGTGGCGGTGTGGCCCGTCACGACGCCGTGGCCTGGGGCTTCGCCCGCGCCGCCGACGCCCTCGGCGTGGATCTGATCCAGAACACCGAGGTGATCGGCTTCCGCAAGCAGAACGGCGCGTGCATCGGCGTGGAAACCACCAAGGGCTTTATCGGCGCCAAACGCGTCGGCGTAGTCACCGCCGGCAACTCCGGGCATATGGCCCGCCTCGCCGGCTTCCGTCTGCCGCTGGAATCGCACCCGCTGCAGGCGCTGGTTTCCGAGCCGATCAAACCCATCATCGACAGCGTGATCATGTCCAACGCCGTGCATGGCTACATCAGCCAGTCGGACAAGGGCGACCTGGTCATCGGCGCCGGTATCGACGGTTACAACGGCTATGGTCAGCGTGGCTCGTACCACACCATCGAACACACCCTGCAGGCCATCGTCGAGATGTTCCCGGTGCTCTCGCGGGTACGCATGAACCGCCAGTGGGGCGGCATCGTCGACACCTGCCCGGACGCCTGCCCGATCATCTCCAAGACTCCGGTGGACAACCTTTTCTTCAACTGCGGCTGGGGCACCGGCGGCTTCAAGGCTACTCCGGGCTCGGGCAACGTGTTCGCTGCCAGCCTGGCCAAGGGCGAGATGCACCCGCTGGCCAAGCCCTTCTCCATCGACCGTTTCCACACCGGCGCACTGATCGACGAGCACGGCGCCGCTGCCGTGGCTCACTAA
- a CDS encoding sarcosine oxidase subunit delta has protein sequence MLHIFCPYCGELRSEEEFHPKGQAHIARPLDPDALSDAEWGEYLFFRDNPRGIHHELWVHAAGCRKYFNVTRHTVSYEILETYKVGEKPQFTADNAEGSQAAAKGVSA, from the coding sequence ATGCTGCACATCTTCTGTCCCTACTGTGGCGAACTGCGCTCCGAAGAGGAATTCCATCCCAAGGGCCAGGCGCATATCGCCCGTCCGCTCGACCCGGATGCGCTGAGTGACGCCGAGTGGGGCGAATACCTGTTCTTCCGCGACAACCCGCGCGGCATCCACCACGAACTGTGGGTGCACGCCGCCGGTTGCCGCAAGTACTTCAACGTCACTCGTCATACCGTGAGCTACGAAATCCTCGAGACCTACAAGGTCGGCGAGAAGCCGCAGTTCACCGCCGACAACGCCGAAGGCAGCCAGGCCGCGGCTAAAGGAGTCTCGGCATGA
- a CDS encoding sarcosine oxidase subunit alpha, giving the protein MSQINRLAKGGRIDRSQPLSFQFNGQTYQGYAGDSLAAALLANGVDIVGRSFKYSRPRGIVAAGAEEPNAILQIGSTEAAQVPNVRATQQALYAGLVARSTNGWPSVNTDLMGILGKVGGGMMPPGFYYKTFMYPQNLWHTYEKYIRKAAGLGRSPTEVDPDIYDQMNQHCDVLVVGAGPAGLAAALAAGRSGARVILADEQEEFGGSLLDTRETLDGKPACEWAAQAVAELQGMSNVTLLLRATVNGYHDHNFLTIHQRLTDHLGEVAPLGQARQRMHRVRAGRVVLASGAHERPLVYANNDVPGNMLAGAVSTYVRRYGVAPGKQLVLSTNNDYAYRVVLDWLDAGLQVAAVADARSNPRGTWVEQARARGVRILTGSAVIEARGSKRVTGARICAIDVQAHRVTSSGEMVDCDLIVSSGGYSPVVHLASHLGGRPQWREDILGFVPGPGNGVQKRIDAGAVNGVFALGDVLASGFEAGVQAAAQTGFEAVSGSLPQTEALKEEPMLALFQVPHEKSTARAPKQFVDLQNDVTAAGIELATREGFESVEHVKRYTALGFGTDQGKLGNINGLAIAARSMGISIPQMGTTMFRPNYTPVSFGAVAGRHCGELFEPKRYTAMQAWHLKNGAEFEDVGQWKRPWYFPRAGEDMHAAVARECLAVRNSVGILDASTLGKIDIQGPDAREFLNRVYTNAWTKLDVGKARYGLMCKEDGMVFDDGVTACLGDNHFVMTTTTGGAARVLEWLEIYHQTEWPELKVYFTSVTDHWATMTLSGPNSRKLLAKVTDIDLDKDAFPFMSWKEGKVGGVPARVFRISFTGELSYEVNVQANYALGVWEQLIEAGKEFDLTPYGTETMHVLRAEKGFIIVGQDTDASVTPEDLAMGWCVGKTKSFSWIGKRGMNRADCLREDRKQLVGLKPVDPKAVLPEGAQLVFDPKQSIPMQMVGHVTSSYMSATLGHSIAMAMVKGGQQRMGERVFAPLVDGSVIEAEICSYVFYDPKGDRQNV; this is encoded by the coding sequence ATGAGCCAGATCAATCGTCTTGCCAAGGGCGGTCGCATCGACCGCAGCCAGCCGCTGAGCTTCCAGTTCAACGGCCAGACCTACCAGGGCTATGCCGGCGACAGCCTGGCCGCTGCCTTGCTGGCCAATGGCGTCGACATCGTCGGTCGCAGCTTCAAGTACTCGCGCCCGCGCGGCATTGTCGCCGCCGGTGCCGAAGAGCCTAACGCCATCTTGCAGATCGGCAGCACCGAGGCGGCCCAAGTGCCCAACGTGCGTGCCACCCAGCAGGCTCTGTATGCCGGTCTGGTGGCCAGGAGCACCAACGGCTGGCCGAGCGTCAACACCGACCTGATGGGCATTCTCGGCAAGGTCGGCGGCGGCATGATGCCGCCCGGGTTCTACTACAAGACCTTCATGTACCCGCAGAACCTGTGGCACACCTACGAGAAGTACATCCGCAAGGCAGCCGGCCTGGGTCGTTCGCCCACCGAGGTCGATCCGGACATCTACGACCAGATGAACCAGCACTGCGACGTGCTGGTGGTCGGCGCCGGCCCTGCCGGTCTGGCCGCCGCACTGGCTGCCGGGCGCAGCGGCGCGCGGGTGATTCTCGCCGACGAGCAGGAAGAGTTCGGCGGCAGCCTGCTCGACACCCGCGAAACCCTCGACGGCAAGCCTGCCTGTGAGTGGGCAGCGCAGGCGGTGGCCGAGTTGCAGGGCATGAGCAACGTCACCCTGCTGCTGCGCGCCACGGTCAACGGTTACCACGACCACAACTTCCTCACCATTCACCAGCGCCTGACCGATCACCTCGGCGAGGTCGCGCCGCTGGGGCAGGCCCGTCAGCGCATGCACCGCGTCCGCGCCGGGCGCGTGGTACTGGCCAGCGGCGCCCACGAGCGCCCGCTGGTGTACGCCAACAACGACGTGCCGGGCAACATGCTGGCCGGTGCGGTTTCCACCTACGTGCGTCGCTACGGCGTGGCTCCGGGCAAGCAGCTGGTGCTGTCGACCAACAACGACTACGCCTACCGCGTGGTGCTCGACTGGCTCGACGCCGGTCTGCAGGTGGCGGCCGTGGCCGACGCGCGCAGCAACCCGCGTGGCACCTGGGTCGAGCAGGCACGCGCCCGTGGCGTGCGCATCCTTACCGGCAGCGCGGTGATCGAAGCGCGCGGCAGCAAGCGCGTGACCGGTGCGCGCATCTGCGCCATCGACGTGCAGGCCCATCGTGTTACCAGCAGCGGCGAAATGGTCGACTGCGACCTGATCGTCAGCTCCGGCGGCTACAGCCCGGTGGTGCACCTGGCGTCGCACCTGGGCGGTCGCCCGCAGTGGCGCGAGGATATCCTCGGCTTCGTGCCGGGCCCGGGCAACGGTGTGCAGAAGCGCATCGATGCCGGTGCGGTCAACGGTGTGTTCGCCCTCGGCGACGTGCTCGCCAGCGGCTTCGAGGCCGGTGTTCAGGCCGCCGCGCAAACCGGTTTCGAAGCGGTCAGCGGCAGCCTGCCGCAGACCGAAGCGCTCAAGGAAGAACCGATGCTGGCGCTGTTCCAGGTGCCGCACGAGAAGTCCACCGCACGTGCGCCGAAGCAGTTCGTCGACCTGCAGAACGACGTCACCGCGGCCGGCATCGAGCTGGCCACCCGCGAGGGCTTCGAGTCGGTCGAGCACGTCAAGCGCTACACCGCGCTGGGTTTCGGCACCGACCAGGGCAAGCTGGGCAACATCAACGGTCTGGCCATCGCCGCCCGTTCCATGGGCATCAGCATCCCGCAGATGGGCACCACCATGTTCCGCCCGAACTACACCCCGGTGAGTTTCGGCGCGGTTGCCGGTCGCCACTGTGGCGAGCTGTTCGAGCCCAAGCGCTACACCGCGATGCAGGCCTGGCACCTGAAGAACGGCGCCGAGTTCGAGGACGTCGGCCAGTGGAAGCGGCCGTGGTACTTCCCCAGGGCCGGTGAAGACATGCACGCCGCCGTGGCCCGCGAGTGCCTGGCGGTGCGCAACAGCGTCGGCATCCTCGACGCCTCGACCCTGGGCAAGATCGACATCCAGGGCCCGGACGCACGCGAGTTCCTCAACCGCGTCTATACCAACGCCTGGACCAAGCTCGATGTGGGCAAGGCGCGCTACGGTCTGATGTGCAAGGAAGACGGCATGGTCTTCGACGACGGCGTTACCGCCTGTCTCGGTGACAACCACTTCGTCATGACCACCACCACCGGCGGCGCGGCGCGCGTGCTGGAGTGGCTGGAGATCTACCACCAGACCGAATGGCCGGAGCTGAAGGTGTACTTCACCTCGGTCACCGACCACTGGGCGACCATGACCCTGTCCGGCCCCAACAGCCGCAAGCTGCTGGCCAAGGTCACCGACATCGATCTGGACAAGGACGCCTTCCCCTTCATGAGCTGGAAGGAAGGCAAGGTCGGTGGCGTGCCGGCGCGGGTGTTCCGCATCTCCTTCACCGGCGAGCTGAGCTACGAGGTCAACGTCCAGGCCAACTACGCCCTCGGCGTGTGGGAGCAACTGATCGAGGCCGGCAAGGAGTTCGACCTCACGCCCTACGGCACCGAGACCATGCACGTGCTGCGCGCCGAGAAGGGTTTCATCATCGTCGGCCAGGACACCGATGCCTCGGTCACCCCCGAGGACCTGGCCATGGGCTGGTGCGTGGGCAAGACCAAGAGCTTCTCCTGGATCGGCAAACGCGGCATGAACCGCGCCGACTGCCTGCGCGAAGACCGCAAGCAGCTGGTGGGGCTGAAGCCGGTCGATCCCAAGGCCGTGCTGCCGGAAGGCGCGCAGCTGGTGTTCGATCCCAAGCAGTCCATCCCCATGCAGATGGTCGGCCATGTCACCTCCAGCTACATGAGCGCGACGCTCGGCCACAGCATCGCCATGGCCATGGTCAAGGGCGGTCAGCAGCGCATGGGCGAGCGGGTGTTCGCCCCGCTGGTCGATGGCAGCGTGATCGAAGCGGAAATCTGCAGTTATGTGTTCTATGACCCGAAAGGGGATCGCCAGAATGTCTGA
- a CDS encoding sarcosine oxidase subunit gamma translates to MSDINLYQQRPEHVTGQSPLHHAGLHELAGKGSKSAGIVLREHALLGHLILRGDASDAAFAGGVHKALGLELPGALSVVADGETSLQWLAPDEWLLIVAGGREFEVEGRLREALAGQHISVVNVSGGQTLLELSGDKVRELLMKSTSYDVHPNNFPVGKAVGTVFAKSQLLIRHVGESTWQLVIRRSFADYFWLWLQDASAEYGLAVEA, encoded by the coding sequence ATGTCTGATATCAATCTCTATCAACAGCGCCCGGAGCACGTCACCGGGCAGTCGCCTCTGCACCACGCGGGGCTCCACGAACTGGCGGGCAAGGGCAGCAAGAGCGCCGGGATCGTCCTGCGCGAGCACGCGCTGCTGGGGCATCTGATCCTGCGTGGCGACGCCAGCGACGCGGCCTTCGCCGGTGGCGTGCACAAGGCCCTGGGCCTGGAGCTGCCGGGCGCGCTGAGCGTGGTGGCCGATGGCGAGACCTCGCTGCAGTGGCTGGCGCCGGACGAGTGGCTGCTGATCGTGGCAGGCGGCCGCGAATTCGAAGTCGAAGGCAGGCTGCGTGAAGCGCTGGCCGGGCAGCACATCTCGGTGGTTAACGTCAGCGGCGGGCAGACCCTGCTGGAGCTGTCCGGCGACAAGGTGCGCGAGCTGCTGATGAAGTCCACTTCCTACGACGTGCATCCGAACAACTTCCCGGTGGGCAAGGCGGTCGGCACGGTATTCGCCAAGTCGCAGCTGCTGATCCGCCATGTGGGCGAAAGCACCTGGCAACTGGTGATCCGCCGCAGCTTCGCCGACTACTTCTGGCTGTGGCTGCAGGACGCCAGCGCCGAGTACGGGCTGGCGGTCGAAGCCTGA
- the purU gene encoding formyltetrahydrofolate deformylase, translated as MSRNPDTWILTAHCPSVLGTVDAVTRFLFEQRCYVTEHHSFDDRLSSRFFIRVEFRQPEDFDEGAFRAGVAERLAPFGMQVELTPPGYRAKVVLMVSKADHCLNDLLYRQRIGQLAMDVVAVISNHPDLEPLAKWHDIPYHHFPLDPANKPAQERRVLQVIEDTGAELVVLARYMQVLSPELCRKLDGWAINIHHSLLPGFKGAKPYHQAYQKGVKLVGATAHYINNDLDEGPIIAQGVEAVDHAHYPEDLIAKGRDIECLTLARAVGYHLDRRVFLNANRTVVLNA; from the coding sequence ATGAGCCGCAACCCCGATACCTGGATTCTCACCGCCCACTGCCCGAGCGTGCTCGGCACCGTGGATGCGGTGACGCGCTTTCTGTTCGAGCAGCGCTGCTACGTCACCGAGCACCATTCGTTCGATGACCGGTTGTCCTCGCGCTTCTTCATCCGCGTCGAATTTCGCCAGCCGGAGGACTTCGACGAGGGCGCATTCCGCGCCGGCGTGGCCGAACGCCTGGCGCCCTTCGGCATGCAGGTCGAGCTGACTCCGCCGGGCTACCGCGCCAAGGTGGTGCTGATGGTGTCCAAGGCCGACCACTGCCTGAACGATCTGCTCTACCGCCAGCGCATCGGCCAGCTGGCCATGGATGTGGTGGCGGTGATCTCCAACCACCCGGATCTGGAGCCGCTGGCGAAGTGGCACGACATTCCCTATCACCACTTCCCGCTCGATCCGGCGAACAAACCGGCGCAGGAGCGTCGCGTGCTGCAGGTGATCGAGGACACCGGCGCCGAGCTGGTGGTGCTCGCCCGCTACATGCAGGTGCTGTCACCGGAGCTGTGCCGCAAGCTGGACGGCTGGGCGATCAATATCCACCACTCGCTGCTGCCCGGTTTCAAGGGTGCCAAGCCCTATCACCAGGCCTACCAGAAGGGCGTCAAGCTGGTCGGCGCCACCGCGCACTACATCAACAACGACCTCGACGAGGGGCCGATCATCGCCCAGGGCGTCGAGGCGGTGGACCACGCCCACTATCCCGAGGACCTGATCGCCAAGGGCCGCGACATCGAATGCCTGACCCTGGCGCGGGCGGTCGGTTATCACCTCGACCGTCGCGTGTTCCTCAATGCCAACCGCACGGTGGTACTCAACGCCTGA
- the fdhA gene encoding formaldehyde dehydrogenase, glutathione-independent yields the protein MSDNRGVVYLGAGKVEVQKIDYPKMQDPRGKKIEHGVILKVVSTNICGSDQHMVRGRTTAQVGLVLGHEITGEVIEKGRDVERLQIGDLVSVPFNVACGRCRSCKEQHTGVCLTVNPARAGGAYGYVDMGDWTGGQAKYVLVPYADFNLLKLPDRDKAMEKIRDLTCLSDILPTGYHGAVTAGVGPGSTVYVAGAGPVGLAAAASARLLGAAVVIVGDLNPARLAHAKAQGFEIADLSLDTPLHEQIAALLGEPEVDCAIDCVGFEARGHGHEGAKHEAPATVLNSLMQVTRVAGKIGIPGLYVTEDPGAVDAAAKMGSLSIRFGLGWAKSHSFHTGQTPVMKYNRALMQAIMWDRINIAEVVGVQVISLDDAPRGYGEFDAGVPKKFVIDPHKMFSAA from the coding sequence ATGTCTGATAATCGTGGTGTGGTTTACCTCGGCGCGGGCAAGGTCGAGGTGCAGAAGATCGACTACCCGAAAATGCAGGACCCGCGCGGCAAGAAGATCGAGCACGGGGTCATCCTGAAAGTCGTTTCCACCAACATCTGCGGCTCCGACCAGCACATGGTGCGCGGCCGTACCACTGCACAGGTCGGCCTGGTGCTGGGACACGAGATCACCGGCGAGGTGATCGAGAAGGGGCGCGATGTCGAGCGTCTGCAGATCGGCGATCTGGTTTCCGTACCCTTCAACGTCGCCTGCGGCCGCTGCCGCAGCTGCAAGGAACAGCACACCGGCGTGTGCCTGACCGTCAATCCGGCGCGTGCCGGCGGTGCCTACGGCTACGTCGACATGGGCGACTGGACCGGCGGCCAGGCCAAGTACGTGCTGGTGCCTTACGCCGATTTCAACCTGCTCAAGCTGCCGGATCGCGACAAGGCCATGGAGAAGATCCGTGACCTGACCTGCCTGTCCGACATTCTGCCCACCGGCTACCACGGCGCCGTTACCGCTGGCGTCGGCCCGGGCAGCACCGTATACGTTGCCGGCGCCGGCCCGGTGGGGCTGGCCGCTGCCGCCTCGGCGCGCCTGCTCGGCGCGGCCGTGGTCATAGTCGGTGATCTCAACCCGGCGCGTCTGGCGCACGCCAAGGCCCAGGGCTTCGAGATCGCCGACCTGTCGCTGGACACCCCGCTGCACGAGCAGATCGCAGCGCTGCTGGGCGAGCCGGAAGTGGACTGCGCCATCGACTGCGTGGGCTTCGAGGCCCGTGGTCATGGTCACGAAGGCGCCAAGCACGAGGCACCGGCCACCGTGCTCAACTCGCTGATGCAGGTCACCCGAGTGGCCGGCAAGATCGGCATCCCCGGTCTGTACGTCACCGAAGACCCCGGCGCGGTGGACGCGGCGGCGAAAATGGGCAGCCTGAGCATCCGTTTCGGCCTCGGCTGGGCCAAGTCGCACAGCTTCCACACCGGCCAGACACCAGTGATGAAATACAACCGTGCGCTTATGCAGGCGATCATGTGGGATCGCATCAACATCGCCGAGGTGGTCGGCGTGCAGGTCATCAGCCTGGACGATGCCCCGCGCGGTTACGGTGAGTTCGATGCCGGTGTGCCGAAGAAATTCGTCATCGACCCGCACAAGATGTTCAGCGCGGCGTGA
- a CDS encoding sigma-54-dependent transcriptional regulator: protein MLGCQQALALEDIPCIGVGSAEEALAQIDADFAGIVVSDIRLPGIDGLELLKRLKQRDPSLPVVLITGHGDIGMAVGAMRDGAYDFMEKPFSPERLVDVARRALEQRSLAREVSSLRRQLAGRQALEQRIIGRSPAMQQLRELIANVADTSANVLIEGETGTGKELVARCLHDFSRRQSKQFVALNCGGLPESLFESEIFGHEAHAFTGASKRRIGKIEHADGGSLFLDEIESMPLNLQIKLLRVLQEHSLERLGSNQPISVDCRVIAATKADLDELGKRGEFRSDLYYRLNVVTLELPPLRERREDIALLFEHFLQLAALRFDRSVPELDRQTLAALMAHDWPGNVRELRNVAERFALGLPVFKKSGLTDSTGLGFNEAVEAFERNLLAAALERHDGNLSQAAQALGLAKTTLFDKVKKYALQ from the coding sequence CTGCTCGGCTGCCAGCAGGCTCTGGCGCTGGAAGACATCCCCTGCATTGGCGTCGGCAGCGCCGAAGAAGCCTTGGCCCAGATCGACGCGGACTTTGCGGGCATCGTCGTCAGCGATATTCGCCTGCCCGGCATCGACGGCCTGGAACTGCTCAAGCGTCTCAAGCAGCGTGACCCGAGCCTGCCGGTGGTGCTGATCACCGGTCATGGCGATATCGGCATGGCGGTCGGCGCGATGCGTGATGGAGCCTACGACTTCATGGAGAAGCCTTTCTCGCCGGAACGCCTGGTGGACGTTGCCCGCCGCGCCCTGGAGCAGCGCAGTCTGGCCCGCGAGGTCAGCTCGCTGCGCCGCCAGCTGGCCGGGCGCCAGGCGCTGGAGCAGCGCATCATCGGCCGCTCGCCGGCCATGCAGCAGTTGCGCGAGCTGATCGCCAACGTCGCCGACACCAGCGCCAACGTGCTCATCGAAGGCGAAACCGGCACCGGCAAGGAGCTGGTCGCGCGCTGCTTGCACGACTTCAGCCGACGGCAGAGCAAGCAGTTCGTCGCGCTGAACTGTGGCGGCCTGCCGGAAAGCCTGTTCGAGAGCGAGATATTCGGCCACGAGGCGCACGCCTTCACCGGCGCCAGCAAGCGCCGCATCGGCAAGATCGAGCATGCCGATGGCGGCAGCCTGTTCCTCGACGAGATCGAGAGCATGCCGCTGAACCTGCAGATCAAGCTGCTGCGCGTACTGCAGGAACACAGCCTGGAGCGTCTCGGTTCGAACCAGCCGATCAGCGTCGACTGCCGGGTGATCGCCGCGACCAAGGCCGACCTCGACGAGCTGGGCAAGCGCGGTGAGTTTCGCAGCGACCTGTACTACCGGCTCAACGTGGTCACCCTCGAACTGCCACCGCTGCGCGAACGCCGCGAGGACATCGCCCTGCTGTTCGAACACTTCCTGCAACTGGCCGCGCTGCGCTTCGACCGTTCCGTACCGGAGCTCGATAGACAGACTCTGGCCGCGCTGATGGCACACGACTGGCCTGGCAACGTACGCGAACTGCGCAACGTCGCCGAGCGCTTCGCCCTGGGGTTGCCGGTGTTCAAGAAAAGCGGCCTGACCGACAGCACCGGCCTCGGCTTCAACGAGGCAGTGGAAGCCTTCGAGCGCAACCTGCTGGCCGCCGCGCTGGAGCGCCACGACGGCAATCTCAGCCAGGCAGCGCAGGCATTGGGCCTGGCCAAGACCACGCTGTTCGACAAGGTGAAGAAGTACGCCCTGCAGTAA
- a CDS encoding sensor histidine kinase — translation MMQCLLAPSRADLTVKPRLLRHLSLILLFMLPVLGCGYAGYHISDRAGIRALAENGERQLELNARAVESEINKYTYLPSLLELEGNVSRLLLAPTAYRRHHVNMYLQGLNERAGSLAIYVLDPDGRVIASSNWDEADSYLGEDLSFRAYYQDAIKGRPGRFYGIGSTTGEPGYYLAHGLRDGKRIIGVAVVKVRLDALEERWQRALLEAYVSDENGIIILASDPMVRLKAVRPLDDATKERLARSLQYHWAALDELQLFNRSPVDDGIEQVSFATAGVPANYLLQTRRLEDTPWHLTLLSPLQEQRSAAMSRGMLAAVAAALLAFLMIAWNERRKVIATRLAAREALQAANDELERKITERTADLQASNERLQAEVRERQQAETTLRQAQDELVQAGKLAVIGQMSTSIAHELNQPLAALRTLSANAVRFLQRGALDVASSNLQNIAELVDRMGKITASLRAFARRNGDQGEASLQQAVDAALLLLHPRLQRTRVQIHHTFAETHLTIEQIRLEQILVNLLSNALDALQAQTDRHIWLSGSREAEHYQLEVRDNGPGIAPETRAHLFEPFFTTKPGEQGLGLGLTLSASLAAAAGGSLTVRHPEEGGTAFVLSLPYPREPLP, via the coding sequence ATGATGCAATGCCTGCTCGCCCCTTCTCGCGCCGATCTGACCGTGAAACCGCGTCTGCTCCGTCACCTGTCGCTGATTCTGTTGTTCATGCTGCCTGTGCTCGGCTGCGGCTACGCTGGCTATCACATCAGTGATCGCGCCGGCATCCGGGCGCTGGCCGAGAACGGCGAGCGCCAGCTGGAACTCAACGCCCGCGCCGTCGAGAGCGAAATCAACAAGTACACCTACCTGCCCAGCCTGCTGGAGCTCGAAGGCAACGTCTCGCGCCTGCTGCTGGCACCCACGGCCTACCGCCGTCATCACGTCAACATGTACCTGCAGGGACTCAACGAGCGTGCCGGCAGCCTGGCCATCTATGTGCTTGATCCGGACGGCCGGGTAATCGCCTCCAGCAACTGGGACGAAGCCGACAGCTACCTCGGCGAAGACCTGTCATTCCGCGCCTATTACCAAGACGCCATCAAGGGTCGCCCCGGGCGCTTCTACGGCATCGGCAGTACCACCGGCGAACCCGGTTACTACCTCGCCCATGGTCTGCGCGACGGAAAGCGCATCATTGGCGTGGCGGTGGTCAAGGTACGTCTCGACGCTCTCGAAGAGCGCTGGCAGCGTGCCCTGCTGGAGGCCTACGTCAGCGACGAAAACGGCATCATCATCCTCGCCAGCGATCCGATGGTGCGCCTCAAGGCCGTGCGCCCGCTCGATGACGCAACCAAGGAGCGCCTGGCGCGCAGCCTGCAATATCATTGGGCGGCGCTGGACGAACTGCAGTTGTTCAACCGCTCGCCAGTGGACGACGGCATCGAGCAGGTCAGCTTCGCTACCGCCGGCGTCCCCGCCAACTACCTGTTGCAGACCCGCCGCCTGGAAGACACGCCCTGGCACCTGACGCTGCTCAGCCCGCTGCAGGAGCAGCGCAGCGCAGCCATGAGCCGCGGCATGTTGGCGGCGGTGGCGGCAGCCCTGCTGGCCTTTCTGATGATCGCCTGGAACGAGCGGCGCAAGGTCATCGCCACTCGCCTGGCCGCCCGCGAGGCGCTGCAGGCGGCCAACGACGAGCTGGAACGCAAGATCACCGAGCGTACCGCCGACCTGCAAGCCAGCAATGAACGCCTGCAGGCCGAAGTGCGCGAGCGCCAGCAAGCCGAGACCACCCTGCGCCAGGCCCAGGACGAGCTAGTCCAGGCCGGCAAGCTGGCGGTGATCGGGCAGATGTCCACCAGTATCGCCCACGAGCTGAACCAGCCGCTGGCGGCACTGCGCACACTCTCCGCCAATGCCGTGCGTTTTCTTCAGCGCGGCGCGTTGGATGTCGCCAGCAGCAACCTGCAGAACATCGCCGAACTGGTCGATCGCATGGGCAAGATCACCGCAAGCCTGCGCGCCTTCGCCCGCCGCAACGGCGATCAGGGCGAGGCTTCGCTGCAGCAGGCCGTGGATGCGGCGCTACTGCTGTTGCACCCGCGCCTGCAGCGCACTCGCGTGCAGATCCACCACACATTCGCCGAGACGCACCTGACCATCGAACAGATTCGCCTGGAGCAAATCCTGGTCAACCTGCTCAGCAACGCCCTGGACGCCCTGCAGGCGCAGACCGATCGGCACATCTGGCTAAGCGGCAGCCGCGAGGCCGAGCACTACCAACTGGAGGTGCGCGACAATGGCCCCGGTATCGCCCCGGAAACCCGCGCCCATCTGTTCGAACCCTTCTTCACCACCAAGCCGGGCGAACAGGGCCTGGGCCTCGGTCTGACGCTCTCCGCCAGCCTGGCCGCCGCGGCCGGCGGCAGCCTTACCGTGCGCCACCCCGAGGAAGGCGGCACCGCCTTCGTCCTCAGCCTGCCATACCCGAGAGAGCCGCTACCATGA